One genomic region from Anguilla rostrata isolate EN2019 chromosome 2, ASM1855537v3, whole genome shotgun sequence encodes:
- the si:ch73-103b11.2 gene encoding uncharacterized protein si:ch73-103b11.2 isoform X3, whose translation MSSKDNPCRKFQANIFNKSKCQNCFKPRESHLLNDEDLNKAKPIYGGWLLLAPEGTNFDNPLHRSRKWQRRFFILYEHGLLRYALDEMPSTLPQGTINMNQCSDVIDGEARTGQKNSLCILTPDKEHFIRAENKEIINGWQETLVVYPRTNKQNQKKKRKVEPPTPQEPGPAKVTVTSSSSGGSIPCLPSSIASAEKVPASRSSLWQEDRRGRASIPCSRSASCLSQLGQSYPPPSTSTEDRSSVNGGRKARVESGYFSLEKAKPEPQPPQQLSLSSPSGPGGPHRYSSSDTDPLTSPYCPSPDRSGCGDPFSPPGPLFSNGSSTISSSQSSLDSEASSTTTPTSAASWDGRGGGGAEWAGGAGRSARDYTSLADLPRARRLSHREAFRSDKKRQELRARTRSPGREEVARLFGQERRRSQVIDKFESPEGDSVEHMETSSSSEPPSSSSTSAAAQRQGRSERRHLPSKQDCSLDAGKERAMPDVSSSSISSYRRAKSLDRRATESSMTPDLLNFKKGWMTKLYEEGLWKKHWFVLTDQSLRYYRDSIAEEAADLDGEIDLSTCCDVTEFPVQRNYGFQIHTKEGAFTLSAMTSGIRRNWIQAIMKNVRPTIAPDVTRSLPDERAKGRTAVEISPPPPAEPRQSPEAPAAPGETQAGDSSGSEQRRSRIRERRREGRCKTFDWADFRKGQEEPDGRPERGSASSVATSPSSTPPASSTSSPSSSSGGPLREPPATAEEELEQERARRREERRRRFQTTPTAAPGRTANSESEARTPEDQDQGRMEVDGHPCGDGGGERGKPPDVQVEIEQRWHQVETTPLREEKQVPIATIHSSDPTAERPPAQELAALLDKELEQTQKELAKLQEQNSLLQAQLQDARGREQSAREGYVLQRESPSSSPPSGTWQRLHKLNQDLQNELEAQRRKQELTNQQVQALKRNYSEAKDVIRHHESEIQALQTKLNNAMAEILISEQAVAKMRSELKLEQERFRDRKEEWEQDEQALRAQLKDSEDRLKDVEAHLLEKSQALRDLERQQALQRDHLKEVQKLQERLTEVTGRLIATEEAQALKEERLQKNLYVLQESQEKERQSLLKRLAEAEGKGQEMEERLQEAEQQVEALLREKRTTGLVSREVVHQMEQQLAIKADAIEKLRESVHQLQEEKSQLTCRCQELLNQISEADNEVTKLQTQLKTEETDYYSLETSYEKVSEEFQRIGRVLQEKEEEIRAAKEMYERLVERKEQDLNEAMIKMAALGSSLEETELKLQAKEELICKMGQGYMEPCSTERDLQAKLVVAEDRINELEQHLNKLQLGYSDLHMEHCKLQEDCDVLQCISRAEGSSLTAVEGSDSTDEVRPKLSTSADGGGSLVKRQRIRFSSIHCQKYVPLEGAEKLWASGTATDICQDRSLSEESGSSDTPYQYITSASSDPEKFISIIHALETKLCTTEEKLRDITQKLEEQQRQQLECLREQRGQWAETEAVLRDQLNESLSKVDQLTAQLQQEMDNRCHFSQEMDCSIRAVNAKYERALACVESSKEKVQSILRSHKEDGTETQLNTLSEIETELFNATVFIRQGTSTLEEQPHEMHGSPNQEIKENKVSDEEKVKLFAKTLAFEALILNKMAFSIQNPSLDLLHGLSEIHEEAEKLKQTDECYVAIVYADVLTRKLMVESEFWAEVEKLEAQYKVRESEKQGDIDSVEGNIVGEMDIPFFSNACIKAELAFAVQNLKHFYEEKLQKLKGDLLEAHRNLEHRELALKEIVKSSKKPGFDRVIQEVSSEFGFSQGTTLSDISPPELAPYVEQVRMEEAHDLAEEIVSRHLQGSVPSCSIESVESTHVGRERLITELRMQAEVLQRLSQEVEGACNAGSGSLHSTLLKISQANPSYENGSEITSTSLCMREAMIQAQIAYIACKLRVDHERDLKKCKEACQSMNVLCQEHAQNVGAIRERYEASMLDERHSFTQTVSCLQDENEALKGEVSIRIAELSQQQERMVQLEERFQAEMEELKARYELELSQAEQRGATTELALMEKTADSQHKLDIILMDIERMEDRHEEHVQKLEDRFQGKIQELQRIHEEEMQRLHDHYMQTIRSMQDTLERVKARHPSDSFLSEEAVSPTDQALPMEEEPAGAEWGSMVVLRERIQELETQMNTMKDELENKHLGGDVSSLKEKYQKDFESLKATCERGFAAMEETHQKVIEDIQRQHQREVSKLLEERERLLAEETAATIAAIEAMKNAHREELEKTQRSQLSGMSSDIEELHRQYEEELQSIHRELEVLSEQYSQKCLENAHLAQALEAERQALRQCQRENQELNAHNQELNNRLTVEITRMRSCFSGEVAGSPLTQGKDLYELEVLLRVKESEIQYLKQEIHSLKDELQSALRDKKYATDKYKDIYTELSIVKAKADCDITKLKEQLMVATEALGERSSDSSTAVQGYDIMKSKSNPDFLKKERSSLSRQIRGVRSKSLKEGLTVQERMKLFEAKDSKKI comes from the exons GAGCCGGGGCCGGCCAAGGTGACGgtgaccagcagcagcagcggggggAGCATCCCGTGCCTCCCCAGCAGCATCGCCTCGGCCGAGAAGGTCCCGGCCAGCCGCTCGTCCCTGTGGCAGGAGGACAGGCGGGGCCGGGCGTCCATCCCCTGCAGCCGCAGTGCGTCCTGCCTCAGCCAGCTGGGCCAGAGCTACCCGCCCCCCAGCACCTCCACAGAGG ATCGGAGCTCAGTGAATGGAGGGCGTAAGGCCCGTGTGGAAAGCGGGTACTTCTCCCTGGAGAAAGCCAAGCCGGAGCCCCAGCCCCCGCAGCAgctgtccctctcctctcccagcgGCCCCGGGGGACCCCACAGGTACAGCTCCTCCGACACGGATCCCCTCACGTCCCCGTACTGCCCGTCCCCGGACCGCAGCGGCTGCGGGGACCCCTTCTCTCCCCCAGGGCCCCTCTTCTCCAACGGCTCCTCCACCATCAGCTCCTCCCAGAGCTCCCTGGACTCGGAggccagcagcaccaccacGCCCACCAGCGCCGCCAGCTGGGATgggcgcggcgggggcggggcggagtgGGCGGGGGGAGCAGGGCGGAGCGCCAGGGATTACACCTCCCTGGCGGACCTGCCCAGGGCCAGGAGGCTGAGTCACCGCGAGGCCTTCCGCTCGGACAAGAAGCGGCAGGAGCTGCGTGCTCGCACACGCAGCCCCGGCAGGGAGGAGGTGGCCCGGCTCTTTGGACAGGAGCGCAG GCGGTCCCAGGTGATCGACAAGTTTGAGTCGCCGGAGGGTGACAGCGTGGAGCACATGGAGACCAGCTCTTCCTCAGAGccgccctcctcttcctccaccagCGCCGCTGCCCAGCGACAGGGCCGCAGcgagagacgccacctccccaGCAAACAG GACTGCTCTTTAGATGCTGGGAAGGAGCGCGCCATGCCCGACGTCTCCAGCTCGTCCATCTCCAGCTACCGCCGCGCCAAGTCCCTGGACCGCCGCGCCACGGAGTCCTCCATGACG CCTGACCTGCTGAATTTTAAGAAAGGATGGATGACGAAGCTGTACGAAGAGGGGCTG TGGAAGAAGCACTGGTTTGTGCTGACCGACCAGAGTCTGAGATACTACAGGGACTCCATTGCAGAAGAG GCTGCTGATCTGGATGGCGAGATCGACCTGTCAACTTGTTGTGATGTCACCGAGTTCCCTGTGCAGAGGAATTACGGCTTCCAGATCCAC ACGAAAGAAGGGGCGTTCACACTCTCCGCCATGACCTCTGGGATCCGGCGCAACTGGATCCAGGCCATCATGAAGAACGTGCGGCCCACGATCGCCCCCGATGTCACCCG CTCCCTCCCGGATGAGCGGGCGAAGGGCCGGACGGCGGTGGAGATCagccccccgccgcccgccgAGCCGCGCCAGTCCCCGGAGGCGCCCGCCGCGCCGGGCGAGACGCAGGCGGGGGACAGCAGCGGCTCGGAGCAGCGCAGGAGCCGCATCCGCGAGCGCCGGCGGGAGGGCCGCTGCAAGACCTTCGACTGGGCCGACTTCCGCAAAGGGCAGGAGGAGCCCGACGGGCGGCCCGAgagaggctccgcctcctccgtcgccacttctccctcctccaccccgcCCGCGTCGTccacctcctccccttcctcgtCCTCGGGCGGGCCCCTCCGGGAGCCCCCGGCGAcggcggaggaggagctggagcaggagcgggCGCGGCGTCGCGAGGAGAGGAGGCGCCGCTTCCAGACCACGCCCACGGCTGCGCCGGGCAGGACGGCGAACTCGGAGAGCGAGGCGAGGACCCCAGAGGACCAGGACCAGGGGAGGATGGAGGTGGACGGCCATCCGTGCGGAGACGGAGGCGGGGAGAGGGGCAAGCCGCCCGACGTGCAGGTGGAGATTGAGCAGCGATGGCACCAGGTGGAGACCACGCCCCTCCGTGAGGAGAAGCAGGTTCCCATCGCCACCATTCACTCCTCTGACCCCACAGCTGAGAGGCCGCCCGCTCAAGAGCTAGCAGCCCTGCTGGACAAAGAG CTGGAGCAGACGCAGAAGGAGCTGGCCAAACTGCAGGAGCAGAACAGCCTCCTGCAGGCACAGCTGCAGGATGCTCGGGGAAGGGAACAGAGCGCACGGGAGGGCTATGTACTACAG CGCGAATCTCCCTCTTCATCACCGCCTTCGGGCACATGGCAGCGGCTGCATAAACTCAACCAGGACCTTCAGAATGAGCTGGAAGCCCAGCGGCGCAAGCAGGAACTCACCAACCAGCAGGTGCAGGCCCTGAAGAGGAACTACAGCGAGGCCAAGGATGTGATACGGCACCACGAGTCAGAGATCCAGGCCCTACAGACCAAACTGAACAACGCGATGGCCGAGATCCTCATTAGCGAGCAGGCGGTGGCCAAGATGCGCAGCGAGCTGAAACTGGAGCAGGAGCGCTTCCGGGACCGCAAGGAAGAGTGGGAGCAGGACGAACAGGCCCTTCGTGCCCAGCTCAAGGACAGTGAGGACCGGCTTAAGGATGTGGAGGCCCACCTCCTGGAAAAGAGCCAGGCCCTGAGGGACCTGGAGCGGCAGCAGGCCCTGCAACGAGATCACCTGAAGGAGGTGCAAAAGCTCCAGGAGAGACTAACAGAAGTCACTGGCAGGCTGATAGCCACAGAGGAGGCCCAGGCTCTGAAGGAGGAGCGCCTGCAGAAGAACCTGTATGTCCTACAGGAGAGtcaggagaaagagaggcagagtcTATTGAAGCGCCTGGCAGAGGcagaggggaaagggcaggAAATGGAAGAGCGGCTACAGGAAGCAGAGCAGCAGGTTGAGGCACTGCTCAGAGAGAAGCGCACCACTGGGTTGGTGAGCCGGGAGGTAGTGCACCAGATGGAGCAGCAACTGGCTATCAAGGCAGATGCCATTGAGAAACTCAGAGAATCTGTCCACCAGCTTCAGGAAGAGAAGAGCCAGCTGACCTGCCGCTGTCAGGAACTGCTCAACCAGATTTCTGAAGCGGACAACGAGGTGACTAAGCTCCAGACACAGCTCAAGACCGAGGAAACCGACTACTACAGCCTAGAGACCTCTTATGAGAAGGTGTCCGAGGAGTTCCAGAGGATAGGCAGAGTTCTGcaggagaaagaagaggagatCCGTGCAGCTAAGGAGATGTACGAAAGGCTAGTGGAACGGAAGGAGCAAGACCTCAATGAGGCAATGATCAAGATGGCTGCATTGGGAAGCAGCCTGGAAGAGACTGAGCTTAAGTTGCAGGCAAAAGAGGAGCTGATCTGCAAGATGGGTCAGGGGTATATGGAACCGTGTAGTACAGAGAGGGACTTGCAAGCTAAATTAGTTGTGGCAGAGGATCGTATCAATGAACTGGAGCAACACCTCAATAAGCTGCAGCTTGGCTACTCTGATCTCCATATGGAGCACTGCAAATTGCAGGAGGACTGTGATGTTTTGCAGTGCATTAGCAGAGCTGAAGGGTCCTCACTGACAGCAGTGGAAGGGTCGGACTCTACCGATGAGGTCAGGCCAAAACTGAGCACCAGCGCTGATGGCGGAGGGTCGCTTGTGAAGCGGCAGAGGATACGGTTCTCAAGCATACATTGCCAAAAATATGTTCCATTGGAAGGGGCGGAGAAGTTATGGGCTAGCGGCACCGCCACCGATATCTGCCAAGACCGCTCCCTCTCTGAGGAGAGTGGCTCCTCTGACACACCATATCAGTACATAACCTCCGCCAGCAGTGATCCAGAGAAGTTCATCTCCATCATCCATGCTCTAGAAACCAAACTGTGCACCACAGAAGAGAAGCTCAGAGACATCACTCAAAAACTGGAGGAGCAGCAACGGCAGCAGCTGGAGTGCCTTAGGGAGCAGCGTGGTCAGTGGGCTGAGACAGAGGCTGTGCTCCGGGACCAGCTCAACGAGAGCCTGTCTAAAGTAGACCAGCTCACTGCACAGCTCCAGCAGGAGATGGACAATAGGTGCCATTTTTCACAGGAAATGGACTGCAGCATCAGGGCAGTTAATGCCAAATATGAGAGGGCCCTGGCTTGTGTAGAGTCGAGTAAGGAGAAGGTTCAGTCCATCTTGAGGAGTCACAAAGAGGATGGCACGGAAACACAGCTAAATACATTGtcagagatagagacagagttGTTCAATGCCACTGTATTTATAAGACAGGGTACGAGCACTTTGGAAGAACAACCGCATGAGATGCATGGTAGTCCGAACcaagaaataaaggaaaacaaggTTTCAGATGAGGAGAAAGTAAAACTTTTTGCCAAAACATTAGCCTTTGAGgcactcattttaaataagatgGCATTCTCAATTCAAAATCCAAGCTTAGACCTTTTGCACGGCCTTAGTGAAATCCATGAAGAGGCAGAGAAACTAAAACAGACTGATGAATGCTATGTAGCCATTGTTTATGCAGATGTCTTAACGAGGAAGCTGATGGTAGAAAGTGAATTTTGGGCAGAGGTAGAGAAGCTTGAGGCACAGTATAAAGTAAGGGAGAGTGAAAAGCAGGGGGATATAGATTCAGTAGAGGGCAATATTGTTGGGGAGATGGACATCCCTTTTTTCAGTAATGCCTGTATCAAAGCTGAACTGGCATTTGCTGTTCAGAATCTTAAGCACTTTTATGAGGAAAAGCTCCAGAAACTCAAAGGAGATTTATTGGAGGCCCACAGAAACCTGGAACACAGAGAACTTGCATTGAAAGAGATTGTGAAATCCTCAAAGAAGCCAGGTTTTGACAGAGTCATTCAAGAGGTCAGCAGTGAGTTTGGCTTCAGTCAGGGGACGACTTTATCTGATATAAGTCCTCCAGAGCTCGCCCCCTATGTAGAACAGGTCAGGATGGAGGAGGCCCATGACTTAGCGGAGGAGATAGTCAGTAGGCATCTTCAGGGAAGTGTACCTTCCTGTAGCATTGAATCTGTTGAGTCAACGCATGTGGGGCGCGAGAGACTAATCACTGAGTTAAGGATGCAGGCTGAGGTCCTCCAGCGTCTCTCTCAGGAGGTTGAGGGGGCCTGCAATGCAGGAAGTGGCAGTCTTCATAGCACACTACTCAAAATTTCCCAAGCAAACCCAAGTTACGAAAATGGCAGTGAAATAACCAGCACCTCTCTGTGCATGCGAGAAGCAATGATCCAGGCCCAGATTGCCTATATAGCCTGCAAGCTGAGAGTTGACCATGAGAGAGACCTGAAAAAGTGCAAGGAGGCATGCCAAAGCATGAATGTCCTGTGCCAGGAGCACGCCCAGAATGTGGGCGCCATTCGTGAGCGGTACGAGGCCTCCATGCTGGATGAGCGGCATAGCTTCACCCAGACTGTGTCCTGTCTCCAGGATGAAAATGAGGCTCTGAAGGGAGAGGTGTCCATCCGCATTGCTGAGCTCTCCCAGCAGCAGGAGCGGAtggtgcagctggaggagcGCTTTCAGGCAGAGATGGAGGAACTGAAGGCCAGGTATGAGCTGGAGCTAAGCCAGGCTGAACAGAGGGGGGCCACCACCGAGCTGGCACTGATGGAGAAGACCGCGGACAGCCAGCACAAGCTAGACATTATCCTCATGGACATCGAGCGGATGGAGGATCGGCATGAAGAGCATGTGCAGAAGCTGGAGGACAGGTTCCAGGGAAAGATCCAGGAGCTGCAGCGGATTCACGAGGAGGAAATGCAGCGCCTTCACGACCACTACATGCAGACCATCCGCTCCATGCAGGACACGCTGGAGCGGGTCAAGGCTAGGCACCCCAGTGACTCTTTCCTCTCAGAGGAGGCAGTATCGCCCACAGACCAGGCGCTGCCCATGGAGGAGGAGCCAGCTGGGGCCGAGTGGGGCTCCATGGTGGTGCTGAGGGAGAGGATCCAGGAACTGGAGACACAGATGAACACTATGAAGGATGAGCTAGAGAACAAACACCTTGGGGGAGATGTGTCCAGCCTGAAGGAGAAATACCAGAAAGACTTTGAGAGCTTGAAG GCCACCTGTGAGCGGGGCTTTGCTGCCATGGAGGAGACCCACCAGAAGGTGATCGAGGACATCCAGCGGCAGCACCAGAGGGAGGTGTCCAAACTGCTGGAGGAGCGCGAGAGACTACTGGCCGAGGAGACGGCTGCTACCATTGCTG CTATTGAAGCCATGAAGAACGCCCAccgggaggagctggagaagaccCAGCGCTCCCAGCTGAGCGGCATGAGCTCCGACATCGAGGAGCTGCACAGGCAATACGA GGAGGAGCTCCAGTCCATCCACCGCGAGCTGGAGGTGCTGTCGGAGCAGTACTCCCAGAAGTGCCTGGAGAACGCGCACCTGGCCCAGGCGCTGGAGGCTGAGAGGCAGGCTTTGAGGCAGTGCCAGCGGGAGAACCAGGAGCTGAATGCCCACAACCAG GAACTGAACAACCGCCTGACAGTGGAGATCACGCGTATGCGCTCCTGTTTCAGTGGGGAGGTGGCAGGGTCACCCCTTACACAGGGCAAGGACCTGTACGAACTGGAG GTCTTATTGCGGGTCAAGGAATCAGAAATCCAGTATCTGAAACAGGAGATCCACTCTCTGAAAGATGAACTCCAGTCTGCACTGCGG GACAAGAAGTACGCTACAGACAAATACAAGGACATCTACACAGAGCTGAGCATTGTGAAGGCCAAGgccgactgtgacatcactaagCTGAAGGAGCAGCTGATGGTGGCCACAGAGGCCCTGGGGGAGAGGAGCTCAGACAGCAGCACCGCTGTCCAGGGATACG ATATCATGAAATCGAAAAGCAATCCTGATTTTCTAAAGAAAGAGCGGTCGTCTTTGTCCAGGCAGATCAGAGGTGTGCGATCGAAG AGCCTGAAGGAGGGTTTGACCGTGCAGGAGCGCATGAAGTTGTTTGAAGCGAAAGATTCCAAGAAGATCTGA